The following coding sequences are from one Pseudomonas mendocina window:
- a CDS encoding flagellar hook-length control protein FliK yields the protein MSALPDLRLQATPEVKSKAQPPAKAPEPSKNGASSFAEVYAKERQSKPGERANGSAQSNQEPAKPATDSPGAAAEEADVAASGNSLPSDEQAPEAIDPLLAMALGGIQTQPEEAPPTEDALEAPALIISGLANNVTDEPEPVLEDDSLDPMAMLKQLPEEDSKAQVAQESVSKNSRANSTDFAAAMAAMGKGEEKTKASDEVSLELPLDDLAKDALESLKDSVQPTRPDQFVSKLNALTQALNQQTTAAPRLPLVPGQPVPMHQGGWSEAVVDRVMWLSSQNLKSAEIQLDPAELGRLEVRVNLSQDQAQVTFASPNAGVREALEGQMHRLRELFAQQGMNLADANVSDQSLNRGWQGQGQGEGGRGGAGSADGRLVADEALPGVHQEVRSEHLSSGRGLVDYYA from the coding sequence ATGTCCGCGTTGCCCGACCTACGCCTGCAGGCCACGCCTGAGGTGAAGAGCAAAGCGCAGCCACCCGCCAAAGCGCCAGAGCCCAGCAAGAACGGGGCTTCGAGCTTTGCCGAGGTGTATGCCAAAGAGCGCCAGAGCAAACCTGGCGAGCGCGCCAATGGCTCTGCACAAAGCAATCAGGAGCCGGCAAAGCCCGCTACCGACTCCCCCGGCGCTGCCGCCGAAGAGGCGGATGTTGCCGCCTCCGGCAATTCCTTGCCGAGCGATGAGCAGGCCCCTGAAGCCATCGATCCGCTGCTGGCCATGGCGCTGGGGGGGATTCAGACGCAGCCTGAGGAGGCGCCGCCTACCGAGGATGCTCTGGAGGCGCCAGCACTGATCATCAGTGGCCTTGCCAACAACGTGACGGATGAGCCGGAGCCAGTGCTGGAGGACGACTCACTCGACCCTATGGCCATGCTCAAGCAGCTGCCGGAAGAGGACAGCAAGGCGCAGGTGGCCCAGGAGAGCGTGAGCAAGAATTCGCGCGCGAACAGCACCGACTTCGCGGCTGCGATGGCGGCCATGGGCAAGGGTGAGGAGAAGACCAAGGCCAGCGACGAGGTGAGCCTGGAGTTGCCACTCGATGACTTGGCCAAGGACGCGCTGGAAAGTCTCAAGGACAGCGTGCAACCCACTCGCCCCGACCAGTTCGTCAGCAAGCTCAACGCGTTGACCCAGGCGCTCAATCAGCAGACCACGGCGGCACCTCGCTTGCCGTTGGTGCCGGGCCAGCCGGTGCCCATGCATCAGGGGGGCTGGAGCGAGGCGGTGGTTGATCGCGTCATGTGGTTGTCCAGCCAGAACCTCAAGTCGGCCGAGATCCAGCTTGATCCGGCAGAACTGGGACGCCTTGAGGTACGGGTGAACCTGTCCCAGGATCAGGCTCAGGTGACCTTCGCCAGTCCCAACGCCGGTGTGCGTGAAGCGCTGGAGGGGCAGATGCATCGGCTGCGCGAGCTGTTCGCTCAGCAGGGGATGAACCTGGCCGACGCCAATGTTTCTGATCAGTCGCTCAATCGTGGCTGGCAGGGACAGGGGCAAGGTGAGGGCGGTCGTGGTGGGGCGGGTTCTGCTGACGGGCGCCTGGTTGCCGACGAGGCGTTGCCAGGTGTACATCAGGAGGTTCGCAGCGAGCACCTGAGCTCGGGACGTGGTCTTGTCGACTACTACGCCTGA
- the fliL gene encoding flagellar basal body-associated protein FliL yields MAKKEAAPAADGQPAGKSKLKLIILIVVGLLLAIGLSIGGTWFILSKGDKSEEAKPAEAASTTPVRQPAIYQDLQPAFVVNFNYQNRTRYLQVSMALMSRDAAGMEKLKVHMPVLRNRLVMLLSGQDFAALQTPLGKEMLLQQALASVQELAQTETGSTVVEQVLFTNFVLQ; encoded by the coding sequence ATGGCTAAGAAAGAAGCAGCACCGGCCGCCGACGGGCAGCCGGCCGGCAAGAGCAAACTCAAGCTCATCATCCTCATCGTCGTGGGCTTGCTCCTGGCTATAGGTCTGTCCATTGGCGGTACCTGGTTCATTCTCAGCAAGGGTGACAAGAGCGAGGAGGCCAAGCCGGCAGAAGCGGCCAGCACGACACCAGTGCGGCAGCCCGCGATCTACCAGGATCTGCAGCCGGCCTTCGTGGTCAATTTCAATTACCAGAACCGTACCCGCTACCTGCAGGTGAGCATGGCGCTGATGAGTCGCGATGCCGCCGGCATGGAGAAACTCAAGGTTCACATGCCGGTGCTGCGTAACCGTCTGGTGATGTTGCTGTCCGGCCAGGATTTCGCAGCCCTGCAGACACCTTTGGGCAAGGAGATGCTCCTGCAGCAGGCATTGGCCAGCGTGCAGGAACTGGCTCAGACGGAAACCGGCAGCACCGTGGTCGAGCAGGTGCTCTTCACCAACTTCGTTTTGCAGTAG
- the fliM gene encoding flagellar motor switch protein FliM: protein MAVQDLLSQDEIDALLHGVDDGLVETEDAAEPGSVKQYDLTSQDRIVRGRMPTLEMINERFARYTRISMFNLLRRSADVAVGGVQVMKFGEYVHSLYVPTSLNLVKMKPLRGTGLFILDAKLVFKLVDNFFGGDGRHAKIEGREFTPTELRVVRMVLDQAFVDLREAWHAVMDINFEYVNSEVNPALANIVSPSEVVVVSTFHIELDGGGGDLHITMPYSMIEPIREMLDAGFQSDVDDQDERWIKALREDILDVSVPLGATVARRQLKLRDILHMQPGDVIPVELPENVVMRANGVPTFKVKLGAHKGNLALQVLEPIERQR, encoded by the coding sequence ATGGCCGTGCAGGATCTGCTTTCCCAGGACGAGATCGATGCGCTGTTGCATGGCGTCGATGACGGCCTGGTTGAGACCGAAGACGCCGCGGAACCCGGTAGCGTCAAGCAATATGACCTGACCAGCCAGGATCGTATCGTCCGTGGGCGCATGCCGACCCTGGAGATGATCAACGAGCGTTTTGCCCGTTACACCCGCATCAGCATGTTCAACCTGCTGCGCCGGTCGGCTGACGTGGCGGTCGGCGGCGTGCAGGTCATGAAGTTCGGCGAGTACGTTCACTCGCTCTACGTACCGACCAGTCTCAACCTGGTGAAGATGAAGCCGCTGCGTGGCACCGGCCTGTTCATCCTCGACGCCAAGCTGGTGTTCAAGCTGGTGGACAACTTCTTCGGCGGCGATGGGCGCCATGCCAAGATCGAAGGCCGCGAATTCACTCCGACCGAACTGCGCGTGGTGCGCATGGTGCTCGACCAGGCCTTCGTCGACCTGCGCGAAGCCTGGCATGCGGTGATGGACATCAACTTCGAGTACGTCAACTCCGAGGTCAACCCGGCGCTGGCCAATATCGTCAGCCCCAGCGAAGTGGTGGTGGTGTCCACCTTCCACATCGAATTGGATGGTGGCGGTGGTGACCTGCACATCACCATGCCCTACTCGATGATCGAGCCGATCCGCGAGATGCTCGATGCCGGTTTCCAGTCCGACGTCGACGATCAGGACGAGCGTTGGATCAAGGCGCTGCGTGAGGACATCCTCGACGTCAGCGTACCGCTGGGCGCCACCGTGGCGCGTCGGCAGTTGAAGCTACGTGACATCCTGCACATGCAGCCGGGCGACGTGATTCCGGTCGAGTTGCCGGAGAACGTGGTCATGCGCGCCAATGGCGTACCGACTTTCAAGGTCAAGCTGGGCGCCCATAAGGGCAATCTGGCCCTGCAAGTGCTCGAACCGATCGAACGCCAGCGCTGA
- the fliN gene encoding flagellar motor switch protein FliN: MADEENTSPEEQALADEWAAALAEAGDADQDDIDAMLAGQSAAQPAAPAAPRAPMEEFGSAPPAMSLPVNLEGPNLDVILDIPVSISMEVGNTDITIRNLLQLNQGSVIELDRLAGEPLDVLVNGTLIAHGEVVVVNEKFGIRLTDVISPSERIKKLR; encoded by the coding sequence ATGGCAGATGAAGAAAACACCTCCCCCGAGGAGCAGGCACTGGCCGATGAGTGGGCAGCTGCGCTGGCCGAGGCGGGCGATGCCGACCAGGACGATATCGATGCCATGCTGGCCGGGCAGAGCGCTGCTCAGCCTGCAGCACCTGCGGCGCCGCGAGCGCCGATGGAAGAGTTCGGCAGCGCACCGCCTGCCATGAGCCTACCCGTGAATCTGGAAGGGCCCAATCTGGATGTGATTCTGGACATTCCGGTATCCATTTCCATGGAAGTGGGCAACACCGATATCACCATCCGCAACCTGTTGCAGCTCAATCAGGGCTCGGTGATCGAACTGGATCGCCTGGCTGGTGAGCCACTCGATGTGCTGGTCAATGGCACGCTGATCGCCCATGGTGAAGTGGTGGTGGTCAACGAGAAGTTCGGCATCCGTCTCACCGACGTGATCAGCCCCAGCGAACGTATCAAGAAGCTGCGCTGA
- the fliO gene encoding flagellar biosynthetic protein FliO, which produces MARLLALLLALPGAVLAAEPVGKAATPMAGSDIAGQLGQLLLGLLLVIGLIFLLAWLLRRVQQLNPRGGQVIKLLSTQALGPRDRLVLVQVGNEQILLGLSAGRITPLHVLKEPVHLADAEPATPEFAQRLMELLGKDQKDKS; this is translated from the coding sequence ATGGCTCGACTTCTCGCATTGCTGCTGGCGCTGCCTGGTGCCGTACTGGCCGCCGAACCTGTCGGCAAGGCAGCCACGCCGATGGCGGGCAGCGACATCGCCGGCCAGCTCGGTCAACTGCTGCTTGGCCTGTTGCTGGTAATCGGCCTGATCTTCCTGTTGGCCTGGCTGCTGCGTCGTGTTCAGCAACTGAACCCGCGGGGCGGGCAGGTGATCAAGCTGCTCTCGACCCAGGCGCTCGGCCCGCGTGATCGCCTGGTGCTGGTGCAGGTGGGCAACGAGCAAATTCTGCTGGGCCTGTCCGCCGGACGCATCACGCCGCTGCACGTGCTCAAGGAGCCGGTGCACCTGGCTGATGCCGAACCGGCCACGCCGGAGTTCGCCCAGCGCCTGATGGAGCTGCTGGGCAAGGATCAGAAGGACAAATCCTGA
- the fliP gene encoding flagellar type III secretion system pore protein FliP (The bacterial flagellar biogenesis protein FliP forms a type III secretion system (T3SS)-type pore required for flagellar assembly.), which translates to MLRLLLVVLLSLAASLAFAEDPPTGSSLIQQGNSPLSIPAITLSTDAEGQQEYSVSLQILLIMTALSFIPAFVMLMTSFTRIIIVFSILRQALGLQQTPSNQILVGLALFLTMFIMAPIFDRINTSALQPYLNEEIVAQEALKRAEVPIRDFMLAQTRESDLALFVRLSKRTDLAGVEDVPLTILVPAFVTSELKTAFQIGFMIFIPFLIIDMVVASILMAMGMMMLSPLIISLPFKIMLFVLVDGWALIMGTLAASFGTI; encoded by the coding sequence ATGCTGCGTTTGTTGCTGGTGGTGCTGCTCAGCCTGGCCGCTTCACTGGCTTTTGCCGAAGATCCACCGACAGGCAGTTCGCTGATCCAGCAGGGCAATAGCCCGTTGTCGATACCAGCCATCACTTTGTCGACGGACGCAGAAGGCCAGCAGGAATATTCGGTCAGCCTGCAGATTCTGCTGATCATGACCGCGCTGAGCTTCATTCCGGCGTTCGTCATGCTGATGACCAGCTTTACCCGGATCATCATCGTCTTTTCCATCCTGCGTCAGGCTCTGGGCCTGCAGCAGACGCCGTCGAACCAGATTCTGGTCGGCCTTGCCCTGTTCCTGACCATGTTCATCATGGCGCCGATCTTCGATCGGATTAATACCAGTGCGCTGCAGCCGTACCTCAACGAGGAGATCGTCGCGCAGGAGGCCTTGAAGCGGGCCGAGGTGCCCATTCGCGACTTCATGCTGGCGCAGACCCGTGAGAGCGATCTGGCGCTGTTCGTGCGCCTGTCCAAGCGCACTGACCTGGCGGGTGTCGAAGACGTACCCTTGACCATCCTGGTGCCGGCCTTCGTCACCTCGGAGCTGAAGACGGCGTTCCAGATCGGCTTCATGATCTTCATCCCGTTTCTGATCATCGACATGGTGGTCGCCAGTATCCTCATGGCGATGGGCATGATGATGCTCTCGCCCCTGATCATTTCCTTGCCGTTCAAGATCATGCTGTTTGTATTGGTCGACGGCTGGGCGCTGATCATGGGCACCCTGGCCGCCAGTTTCGGCACGATATAG
- the fliQ gene encoding flagellar biosynthesis protein FliQ, whose product MTPEVAVDLFREALWLIVLIVGLAVVPSLLVGLVVAMFQAATQINEQTLSFLPRLMVMLITLIWAGPWLVSQLMEYTQTLIQNIPYLIG is encoded by the coding sequence ATGACTCCCGAGGTGGCAGTTGACCTGTTTCGCGAAGCGCTCTGGCTGATCGTACTGATCGTCGGCCTGGCGGTGGTGCCGAGCCTGCTAGTGGGCCTGGTGGTCGCCATGTTCCAGGCCGCCACGCAGATCAACGAACAGACCCTGAGCTTCCTGCCGCGCCTGATGGTGATGCTGATCACCCTGATCTGGGCCGGCCCCTGGCTGGTGAGTCAGCTGATGGAGTACACCCAGACGCTGATTCAGAACATTCCGTACCTCATAGGTTGA
- the fliR gene encoding flagellar biosynthetic protein FliR, with the protein MLELSNEQISGWVGQFLLPLFRIAAMLMVMPIIGTQLVPTRVRLYLALAISVVLVPTLPPMSQVDALSLRSLLLILEQVLIGAMFGFILQLFFHLFAVAGQIIAMQMGLGFASMVDPTNGVSVPVLGQFMLMLVTLLFLAINGHLVALEILAESFVALPSGQGLMVNHYWELAGKLSWVIGAGLLLTLPMVTALLVINLAFGVMTRAAPQLNIFSIGFPLTLALGLVIFWVGLSDFGNLFQGLASEALQQLGEFARTR; encoded by the coding sequence ATGCTGGAATTGAGCAACGAGCAGATCAGTGGCTGGGTCGGCCAGTTTCTGCTGCCGTTGTTCCGTATCGCCGCGATGTTGATGGTGATGCCGATCATCGGCACCCAACTGGTGCCGACCCGTGTGCGGCTGTACCTGGCTCTGGCCATCAGCGTCGTGCTGGTGCCCACCCTGCCGCCCATGTCGCAAGTGGATGCGCTGAGCCTGCGTAGCCTGTTGCTGATCCTCGAGCAGGTGCTGATTGGCGCCATGTTCGGTTTCATTCTGCAGCTGTTTTTCCACCTGTTCGCCGTGGCTGGACAAATCATTGCGATGCAGATGGGCCTGGGTTTCGCTTCCATGGTCGACCCAACCAACGGTGTCTCCGTTCCAGTGCTTGGCCAGTTCATGCTGATGCTGGTGACCTTGCTGTTTCTGGCCATCAATGGCCACTTGGTGGCGCTGGAGATTCTCGCTGAGAGCTTCGTCGCTTTGCCCTCCGGGCAGGGCCTGATGGTCAACCACTACTGGGAGCTGGCAGGCAAGCTGAGTTGGGTGATCGGCGCAGGGCTGTTGTTGACCCTGCCAATGGTCACTGCGCTGTTGGTGATCAACCTGGCCTTCGGTGTGATGACCCGCGCTGCGCCGCAGCTGAACATCTTTTCCATCGGCTTCCCCCTGACCCTGGCCCTGGGCCTGGTGATCTTCTGGGTGGGGCTTTCCGACTTCGGCAACCTGTTCCAGGGGTTGGCCAGTGAAGCCTTGCAGCAACTGGGCGAATTCGCCCGGACGAGGTAG
- the flhB gene encoding flagellar biosynthesis protein FlhB: MAESESGADKSEEPTGKRLEESRKKGQIARSKELNTLAVTLTGTIALMIFGAQMGDAMLDLMRGNFSLSRDVLMNEGSMALYLLASGKHALQAMLPFLIALLIASIAGPIVLGGWLFSVEALQPKGSRMNPLAGLKRMFSVQALVELLKALAKFLVILAVALLVLSMDQDDLLSIANEPVEPAILHSLQVVGWSALWLSCGLILIAAVDVPFQLWSHKNKLKMTKQEVRDEYKDTEGKPEVKGRIRQLQREMAERRMMQAVPQADVVITNPTHFAVALKYDPDNGGAPVLLAKGGDFLALKIREIAQEHQVMVLESPALARAVYYSTELEQEIPAGLYLAVAQVLAYVYQLRQYRAGKGKRPAPLPDLPIPPDLRRDS; the protein is encoded by the coding sequence ATGGCCGAGAGCGAAAGCGGCGCCGACAAGAGCGAGGAACCCACTGGTAAGCGGCTCGAAGAGTCGCGGAAAAAAGGCCAGATCGCTCGCTCCAAGGAGCTCAATACCCTGGCGGTGACCCTGACCGGCACCATCGCGCTGATGATCTTCGGCGCGCAGATGGGGGACGCCATGCTCGATCTGATGCGCGGCAACTTCAGCCTGTCACGTGACGTGCTGATGAACGAAGGCAGCATGGCGCTGTACCTGCTTGCGTCCGGCAAGCATGCCTTGCAGGCCATGTTGCCGTTCCTCATCGCCCTGTTGATCGCCTCCATCGCCGGCCCCATCGTCTTGGGCGGCTGGTTGTTCTCGGTCGAGGCGTTGCAGCCCAAGGGCAGTCGCATGAATCCGCTGGCCGGACTCAAGCGGATGTTCTCGGTGCAGGCGCTGGTGGAACTGCTCAAGGCCCTGGCCAAGTTTCTGGTGATCCTCGCCGTGGCCTTGCTGGTGCTATCGATGGATCAGGACGATCTGCTCTCCATCGCCAATGAGCCGGTGGAGCCCGCCATCCTGCATAGCTTGCAGGTGGTGGGCTGGAGCGCGCTGTGGCTGTCGTGCGGGCTGATCCTGATCGCGGCGGTGGACGTGCCGTTCCAGCTGTGGAGCCACAAGAACAAGCTCAAGATGACCAAGCAGGAAGTGCGTGACGAGTACAAGGACACCGAGGGCAAACCGGAGGTCAAAGGGCGTATTCGTCAGCTGCAACGTGAGATGGCCGAGCGCCGCATGATGCAGGCCGTGCCCCAGGCTGATGTGGTCATCACCAACCCGACCCACTTTGCCGTGGCGCTCAAGTATGACCCGGACAATGGCGGCGCGCCGGTGCTGTTGGCCAAGGGTGGCGATTTCCTGGCGCTGAAGATTCGCGAGATCGCTCAGGAGCACCAGGTCATGGTGCTGGAGTCGCCGGCTCTGGCTCGGGCGGTGTACTACTCCACGGAACTCGAACAGGAGATTCCTGCCGGTCTGTATCTCGCCGTGGCGCAAGTGCTGGCCTACGTCTACCAGTTGCGCCAGTACCGCGCCGGCAAGGGCAAGCGGCCAGCGCCACTGCCCGATCTGCCGATTCCGCCGGATTTGCGTCGCGATTCGTAG
- the flhA gene encoding flagellar biosynthesis protein FlhA, whose translation MNRSQIIGDARGNLAGLRQGSLGIPLLLLALLGMVTLPVPPLLLDTLFTFNIALSIVVLLVAVYALRPLDFAVFPTILLVATLLRLALNVASTRVVLLHGQEGPHAAGKVIQAFGEVVIGGNYVVGVVVFAILVIINFVVVTKGAGRISEVSARFTLDAMPGKQMAIDADLNAGLIDQAEAKKRRSEVAQEADFYGSMDGASKFVRGDAIAGLLIMFVTLIGGMAIGMLQHGLSFADASKIYALLVIGDGLVAQIPSLLLSTAAAIMVTRVSSSEDMGQQVNRQMFASPRALAVAAIILIVMGLVPGMPHVSFIGLGLIAAGGAYWIANKKRRAQEAEQQEVQRQQELIPAQKAQEVKELGWDDVMPVDMVGLEVGYRLIPLVDRNQGGQLLARIKGVRKKLSQEMGFLMPSVHIRDNLDLAPNAYRLTLMGVSVAEAEVYPDRELAINPGQVFGPLNGIAAKDPAFGLEAVWIDPTQRDQAQSLGYTVVDASTVVATHLNQILHKHAHELLGHEEVQQLMQLLAKSSPKLAEELVPGLVSLSTLLKVLQALLQEQVPVRDIRTIAEAIANVAPKSQDPAAMVAAVRVSLARAIVQSIVGLEPELPVITLEPRLEQILLNSLQKAGQGSEDGILLEPGMAEKLQRSLVEAAQRQEMLGKPVILLVAGPIRAMLSRFARLAVSSMHVLAYQEIPDNKQVTIVATVGQN comes from the coding sequence ATCAACCGCTCGCAAATCATCGGGGACGCTCGTGGCAACCTGGCCGGCCTGCGCCAGGGCAGTCTGGGTATCCCGCTGCTGTTGCTGGCGCTGCTGGGCATGGTCACGCTGCCGGTGCCGCCGCTGCTGCTCGACACCCTGTTCACGTTCAACATCGCCTTGTCCATCGTCGTACTGTTGGTCGCGGTCTATGCGCTGCGCCCGTTGGACTTTGCCGTATTCCCCACCATCCTGCTGGTCGCCACCTTGCTGCGCCTGGCGCTCAACGTCGCCTCCACGCGTGTCGTACTGCTGCACGGTCAGGAAGGCCCGCACGCCGCGGGCAAGGTGATCCAGGCCTTCGGCGAGGTGGTGATTGGCGGTAACTACGTGGTCGGCGTGGTGGTCTTCGCCATCCTGGTGATCATCAACTTCGTGGTGGTCACCAAGGGTGCCGGGCGGATTTCCGAAGTCAGCGCGCGTTTCACCCTCGATGCCATGCCCGGTAAGCAGATGGCCATCGACGCGGATCTGAACGCCGGTCTGATCGACCAGGCCGAAGCCAAGAAGCGTCGCTCCGAAGTCGCTCAGGAAGCGGACTTCTACGGTTCGATGGACGGTGCCAGCAAATTCGTTCGCGGCGATGCCATCGCCGGCCTGCTGATCATGTTCGTCACCCTGATCGGCGGTATGGCCATCGGCATGCTGCAGCATGGCCTGAGCTTTGCCGACGCGAGCAAGATCTACGCACTGCTGGTGATCGGTGACGGCCTGGTGGCGCAGATTCCCTCGCTGCTGCTGTCCACCGCCGCAGCCATCATGGTCACCCGCGTATCCAGTTCCGAAGACATGGGTCAGCAGGTCAACCGGCAGATGTTCGCTTCGCCGCGTGCGCTGGCTGTGGCGGCGATCATCCTGATCGTCATGGGCCTGGTGCCGGGTATGCCGCATGTCTCCTTCATTGGCCTGGGCCTGATCGCTGCCGGTGGCGCTTACTGGATCGCCAACAAGAAGCGCAGGGCTCAGGAGGCCGAGCAGCAGGAGGTGCAGCGTCAACAGGAGCTGATTCCGGCGCAGAAGGCGCAGGAGGTCAAAGAGCTGGGTTGGGACGACGTCATGCCTGTGGACATGGTCGGCCTGGAAGTTGGCTATCGCCTGATCCCGCTGGTCGATCGCAATCAGGGCGGGCAATTGCTGGCGCGGATCAAGGGCGTACGCAAGAAGCTGTCGCAGGAGATGGGCTTTCTCATGCCTTCGGTGCACATCCGCGATAACCTCGACCTGGCGCCCAACGCCTACCGTTTGACGCTGATGGGTGTCAGCGTGGCCGAAGCCGAGGTCTACCCGGATCGTGAATTGGCGATCAACCCCGGGCAGGTGTTTGGTCCCCTCAATGGCATCGCCGCCAAGGATCCGGCGTTCGGCCTGGAAGCCGTATGGATCGACCCCACTCAGCGTGATCAGGCGCAGTCGCTCGGTTATACCGTGGTCGATGCCAGTACCGTGGTTGCCACTCATCTCAACCAGATCCTGCACAAGCACGCTCACGAGCTGCTCGGGCATGAGGAAGTGCAGCAGCTCATGCAATTGCTGGCCAAGAGTTCGCCGAAGCTGGCCGAGGAGCTGGTGCCGGGGCTGGTGTCGCTGTCGACCCTGCTCAAGGTGTTGCAAGCGCTGTTGCAGGAGCAGGTGCCGGTGCGCGATATCCGCACCATCGCCGAAGCCATCGCCAACGTGGCGCCGAAGAGTCAAGATCCCGCCGCTATGGTCGCTGCCGTACGTGTGTCGTTGGCCCGCGCAATCGTGCAAAGCATTGTGGGACTAGAGCCGGAGCTGCCTGTGATCACCCTCGAACCGAGGTTGGAACAGATATTGCTCAATAGTCTGCAGAAGGCCGGTCAGGGCAGTGAGGATGGCATCCTCCTGGAACCGGGCATGGCCGAGAAGCTGCAGCGTTCCCTGGTGGAAGCGGCGCAGCGCCAGGAAATGCTCGGCAAGCCGGTGATTCTGCTGGTGGCCGGCCCGATCCGGGCGATGCTGTCGCGCTTCGCGCGGTTGGCGGTATCCAGCATGCACGTGTTGGCCTACCAGGAAATTCCGGACAACAAGCAGGTCACCATAGTCGCCACTGTGGGCCAGAACTGA
- the flhF gene encoding flagellar biosynthesis protein FlhF yields MQVKRFFAADMRTAMKLVRDELGADAAIIGNRRVAGGVELTAALDYQVTPAPVRPNPALEAELRKTQARIASAQAELATRAEQDAGKDRQLFANESLLAPELPATPVKPQRPVEAAVPATPAVDPRALDAMRFELHGLRELIEVQLGSIAWGQLQNRRPQQANLWRRLQRMGLSAELSQALLSKVAGVAEPRQAWRMLLAHLAHAIRTPKVEPLEEGGVIALVGPAGMGKTTTLAKLAARYVLKYGAQQVALVSMDSYRIGAQEQLKTLGRILGVSVTQVDPGQSLLQALTPLAKKRVVLVDTAGLPGNDPALRLQLESLASARINAKNYLVLAATSQSQVLKAAYHSYKRCGLAGCILTKLDEAASLGEVLGLAIGQHLPVAYVTDGPRIPDDLQVPRSHQLVSRAVGLQAAEEPSEDAMAQMFAGLYHSPARAG; encoded by the coding sequence ATGCAGGTCAAACGCTTCTTCGCCGCCGATATGCGAACCGCCATGAAACTGGTGCGTGACGAGCTGGGTGCCGATGCTGCGATCATCGGCAACCGCCGCGTGGCCGGTGGTGTCGAGCTGACTGCCGCGCTGGACTATCAGGTGACGCCGGCTCCGGTGCGCCCGAACCCGGCGCTGGAGGCCGAGCTGCGCAAGACCCAGGCGCGCATCGCCAGTGCCCAGGCCGAGCTCGCCACCCGTGCCGAGCAGGACGCCGGCAAGGATCGTCAGCTGTTCGCCAACGAATCTCTGCTGGCCCCCGAGCTGCCGGCCACTCCGGTCAAGCCGCAGCGCCCGGTCGAGGCCGCAGTGCCTGCTACGCCGGCTGTCGACCCCCGAGCGCTGGATGCCATGCGTTTCGAGCTGCACGGCCTGCGTGAGCTGATCGAAGTGCAACTGGGCTCCATTGCCTGGGGCCAACTGCAAAATCGTCGTCCGCAACAAGCCAATCTGTGGCGTCGCCTGCAGCGCATGGGCCTGTCTGCCGAGCTGTCGCAGGCGCTGCTGAGCAAGGTGGCAGGCGTGGCCGAGCCGCGTCAGGCCTGGCGCATGCTGCTGGCGCACCTGGCCCACGCGATCAGAACGCCGAAGGTAGAACCGCTGGAGGAGGGCGGGGTGATTGCCTTGGTCGGCCCGGCTGGCATGGGCAAGACCACCACCCTAGCCAAGCTGGCCGCGCGTTACGTGCTTAAGTACGGCGCGCAGCAGGTCGCTCTGGTGAGCATGGACAGTTACCGTATTGGCGCGCAGGAGCAACTCAAGACCCTGGGGCGTATCCTGGGGGTATCGGTGACTCAGGTCGATCCTGGTCAGTCGTTGCTGCAGGCGCTGACTCCGCTGGCGAAAAAGCGTGTGGTGCTCGTCGATACTGCGGGCCTGCCGGGTAACGATCCCGCACTGCGTCTGCAACTGGAAAGCCTGGCTTCGGCGCGTATCAATGCGAAAAATTATCTGGTTCTGGCTGCAACAAGTCAGAGCCAAGTGCTCAAGGCGGCCTACCATAGTTACAAGCGTTGTGGACTGGCAGGCTGCATACTGACGAAACTGGACGAGGCGGCGAGCCTGGGCGAGGTTTTAGGTCTGGCTATAGGCCAGCATCTGCCGGTAGCCTATGTCACGGACGGGCCGCGTATTCCGGACGATCTGCAGGTGCCGCGCAGTCATCAACTGGTCAGTCGCGCGGTAGGTTTGCAGGCCGCCGAGGAGCCGAGCGAAGATGCCATGGCGCAGATGTTCGCCGGGCTATACCACAGTCCGGCACGTGCCGGCTGA